In the Pedobacter cryoconitis genome, CACCCGGAGATTCATAAACAGGATAATTAGGAGGCAATAATAAACCCGCAGAAAAACTCAGGCTCGGGTTATACAAACTATTACCATCCAGATTTAAAGAATTGGCAAACTGGAGATAGAACTTTTTATTCTTTGAAGTATGCTGGAATGTTGCACGTAAACCACCACGTTTATAATTGCTGTTCCCCGGCAAAATAGTGCCCTCGTTCCGATAATTACCCCCAAAGTTGAAATTAGTACTTTCATCACCTCCCGATATGCTTAACTGCATATTACTCATCTGGCCCGTATTTCCTAAAAAGTGCTTAGCCCAATCCGTCGATTCCGTTTGGCTCCATACCGTTAAATCGGGCGCATAGTTTGCAGAATTCGGGTCACTGGAAGGAATCTTGCCATCGTTAGCAAAGGCCTCTCTTCTAATTTGTAAATATTGATCCAGATTAAGCAGCCGCGGATAATTGGCAACCTGATTAATCCCCTGCGAAACATTGAGTTCAATTTGGGTTTTACCAGATTTTCCTTTTTTAGTGGCAATCAAAACGACACCATTTGTTGCCCTGCTCCCATATATTGCGGTTGCATCTGCATCCTTTAAAACCGTGATACTTTCAATATCAGCAGGGTTTAAACTGTTTAAAGGACTAGTGGCACCAGCAATATTTGAAGCGCCTATAGCAGCACTTAATCCGGCAGCGTTTGCATCCATAGGCACGCCATCAATAATGTATAAAGGATTTGTGCCCGCAGCAATAGATCCTTTACCCCTAATCTGGACATTGATATTACCACCCGGCAGGCCATTTGTAGTTTGCACAAATACCCCTGGCATTCTACCAGATAAAGCAGACAGGATATTTGCTATAGGCTGTTTTTCAATTTGTACAGCAGTAATGGCAGATATGCTTCCTGTATTGAGCTTTTTAGTGGTTTGCCCGTAACCTATTACCTGGACTTCGTTTAAGGTAGATTCATTGGTTTCCAGGACGATTTTTAAGGGGTATTTGATGGAAGGATTAAACGGGATTTCGAGAGTTTTGAAAGAGATAAAAGTTATTGTTAAAGTGCCGGATTGGTTGGCAGTTTTAATGGTAAAATGCCCTTCCTTGTCTGTTAAGGTCGAGGTATTCGTATTGGGTATTCTTACAGTTGCTCCGGGTAATGGTTTACCGTAGCTGTCGGTTACTGTTCCAGTAATGAGCTGTCCGCTTGTCTGTGCGAACAGGTAGTATTGGGGTAAGCTGAGCAAGGTTATTACCAGCAAAAGAAAGGTTCTGATCTGGTAAGGATTCCTGAATTTTAGCCAAAGCGCGGCCATAGCGATTATTGAGATCGTCTTTTTCATGTGAATTGGTTTGTGAACCCTGCATTGATTTTAAGCAGGTATCAAGTTGTCAGTGATAGTTTTACGTGTGTTTCATACGGCTTTTGAGATACTGGTTTTATTGGTTAGTTTTATTGATGTACTGATATCTTGGTATCAATATGAGGTGATGGTATTGGTGTTAGCTCTGATCAGAGGCTGGTAATGGGAATAGTTTTTACTGATGAAACAAAGCAAGGCGGCACTACCAAAACCTCCGTTCATTAGGCCGCCCGCTTTGTAGATTTAATTTTTTGGATGGTTCACTGGTTTTGGCAAATAACCATCCTTCACCCCTTTTACATAAGAGACTTCCATGAATTCAATAAGCTGCTCCTGGAAAAGTAACATGGCCGAAATATCAGAAGGTTCCGCATATACATTAACCTGGCGTAACCATGCCCGAAGTAACAAGTGAAGCTTCTGTCTAACCTCTGTTAATGGATGAAAACTGAAAAAGGTATTAAGACCTCTGTTCGGGTCAGCAATAAATTCCTTGGAAACTGTATGAGGCTGATAATTTAATATTCTAATGTAATCCTTCATTTTATTGTTTTTTTAGTAAGCTGGTCAATGATTTAGAATTATTCATATCCACTTTCACGCGCATATTTCCAATATTATCATTGCTTAAAAAGTAATCGACATTTTCTGCGGTGACTTGTTCGGCGGTTGTTGTTGCTACGACTTTACCAGTTTGATCCAGCCATACATAATGCGGCAGATGGATATGAGGAAATAATTGGTGCAATGCTGAATCATCGGTAACTACTGGAATAGCTGATGGCTGTGTTTCGTGGAGTTCTTCCAGAAAAGGTAATATTTCTGATTTGGGCTGATTGGTCACTTTAATAAACTGAACCTCTCCTCCATATTTCTTTTGCAGCTCTTCTGTTTTTGGAAAATTAGCCAGACAAGATGTACACGAGGTTGTCCAGAAATCAAGAATGATCAGTTTAGCTTTAAAATCAGAAAGATTGGTTTTCGTAGTTTCATAATTGTAGACGTTTGTCAAGGTTACATCAGGGATTCTACCTCGTATTTTAACGGGTTTAAATGCAGGTGTTATAGATTGAGCTTGGGATGGTGCGCTGAAAAATAGGCAAAGCGTGGCCATGGCGATTATTGAGATCGTTTTTTTCATGTTGTTATGTTGAGTTTATGATACCTGTGAATTGTTTAAGCTGGTATCATGGGTAAATTGGTTTGAAGAGAATTATTGAGATGCCGTTTGCTGGATGAAATGGCCTTGGATAGGTACACTACTCTGGGAAAGCGGAAAGTGATAGTAATAATCATCAAGAATCATTTCAATAGTCAGCCTTGTTCGATAATTTGTGAAGTTTATCCAATTTAGCAGAGCATAAAGGCTCTTTGTTGCCTGAAAATCATTTCCTTTTTTTGGAGTTAGTTTTTGGATTTTAGCAATGTTATTAGTCATCTGTGCCTGGTATTGTTTTTTTACACTTTCTGACATTTTCAGCGAATCAAGCAAGCGAACTATGGTAAAAGCAAAGTGTTCAATACTCTTTAATTCAGTTGCTTTTAGGCCCGAGAGATCACTGTTTCCAAGGATGTGCAGAATGGTTTCATGAAATACACATACTCGGTTGTAAGTGTGTTTAGCATTGACAGAATCAATTGATTCTTGCTCTTTAGTAGGAATGGGATTATTTGGCTTTTTCATACTCATTTTTAATTGGTTAAAATTTAAATGAGCCGAATAGTTAGAGAATCTGCCTAATGAGACGGGGCTGACCACTCGCTGACTAATTGCAAAAGAGGCTCTGGTAGGCCCACCTCCATTTTAATTGCTTAAAACTTCGGCTTCACTATTTCTTGCGAAACAGCTATCGTGCAAAAATAAGCGAGCGCCAGCCCCACCTCGTAATAGGGTTTGCAAATATAGGATTTTGGCGCTCAACTTACACTCGCACGATTAAAATTTACCAGATTCCTTTCGCGAGGCTCGTATTTATTAATTAATATTATTTGACCATATATTAGTTGTTAGCTGTTTTATCGCAACACATCAAATATACACTATTAGTAGAATTATTCCAAATTTGGAATAATAATATTTAATTAATTAAAGTCCATTTGTCTGTATGGCTGAGCAATATATTGACATAGATTTTTTAAACATTATTAGAGATAAATTATGGAAGATTTCTAATGACAAGAAGATCACATTAGAAGATATTCAAGACAGAACAGGCTTCAGTTACAGCCAAGTATACAGAATTGTCAGAGGCAGTAATAATATGTCAGTTAGCGGATTTCTAGCTATCTGCAAGGCTTTAGAAGTCCATCCATCAAAAGTTCTTGATTTTGACTTTGAAATCCCTAAGTATCCTCCGACAAGGAAGAACTTCAAATAATCAGAAAATATCTCTTACGCTCTCCTATTTACTATTAAAATATTACGTTTAATTAACTTCTCATGGATTTGAAATATAACAATCTACATCATCTACAAGTTGGTAGAATCGGTGAATACTGGATTAAACTAATGCTTACTATGCAAGGTTTCGACACCTATTATTCCGATGTAGACAATAAAGCAATAGATTTTGTAGTACGCTTAGATAATTCTAAACACATAGATATTCAAGTCAAGACTATAAGATTAAAAAAATCAAGTTACGTCTTTGTAACTAAAAAGAGTTGGGCCGAACATGAAATGAGCAGGGCAAACCTATATTTGGCTTTAGTTATCTTAAAAGAAGATCAATATCCAGAATCATATTTAATTCCTTCCAGTGCATGGCTACGGCCAGATGAATTATTTTGCGATAGAAAATATCAGGAAAAGGGTCTCAAAAGTCTTGATGAATGGGGCTTAAATATATCAACGAAGAATATGCATCTATTAGATCCGTATAAATTAGAGAAACAAGTCAAGATTCTAAATCAATTGTCACTCACTAATACTTAAATGGAAATCCTTAATTATCACAATCTCTTTGCACAAATAACAGGATTGACTGAGAGATATAGAAACATAAATGAAATTACTGGTGAAGATTTTAACCTCTTCTGAATACTTTAAGTACCTAAATAAATCAAAAGCCCTGATTCTCGAATTTACGGTGTCTGAAAATTGGGGAGAGGTCAAAAGTTGCGAATTTTCGCATCTTTTACAGTTCGATTTTTAGGAGGGGTTACAAACATCTGAATCAATTCTGGGCTGTAGATGCCCTTGATAAGAGAGCTTTAAAGTGAAAGGCAGCTTTCTCAAGCAAAAAAAAACAGGTAATGAATTAAGACAATGAATAGATCGAAACAGATAAAATGTGGGCGGTGACAGGAAGATTTTGACCAATAAAAGCACCAGCAAGTTCTTCGGATTGTGAAGGCCAAAGATTTACAAAAAGCGTCATAGGTTGATTAGGAATTGGTGAAGGTTGCCAATTTGCACGCGAATGAATTAGCTTTCCATCAACAAACCATCTTATCCCATTTGGTTCCCATTCAATTGAATAAGTGTGGAATTCTTCTGAAGCATCAAAACCAAGGTCTACAGTTACAGGCGTGCCTCTTACTCCAAAATTCCAACCGTACCCATTGCTTCCAGGATTAAAGTATACATTAAGAAGTACCTTAGTTGTATCATTACCGATGAATTCTATGTCCAACTCCTGCCATGGATCGTTTCTGTGTAAAAAGAACGCGGTTATAACTCCATCCATTTTAACAGGTTTCATAGTCACCTCAAATCGTCCATATTGGTAGCGGGACTGACTTGCTATTGAGGCTGAAGAAAACAGACGGGACTTTAGTGGTCGATTTTCAAGTACAAGATCAAAACCACCCAATGGATTAATTTTAAAATTACCAGCGGTAAACTCCGCTAAATTTGAAGGAAAAGATTCTTCAAGAAACCTCCAATAACGTTTATCAACCTGCTGAAATGTCTCCACAAGTACGGGTTCAAAACTATCAATTGGATTTCTCTGGAAGTAAAGCTCCGTGTTTACTCCGAAAGCAGAAAGTCTTTCAACGGGTATTATCCAAGGTGTTACATCATGCTGTAAATAAGAAAAGTCTCTAATGTCTCTATCTGATTTTAGATTTTTGCCGAATTTGTAATCTGGAACAGATTCTAAGATCGGAAAGGGAAATGGAGGTATTTTGCATTTAAGAAATTTGCATAACTTTTTCCAGGATTTAGTATCATCATTTAATGACAGATGTTTGTTCCTATCATATACAAGGACGTCATTCACGCCTATAAAATATTCACTCACTATTTTTTTTGACTCAGAAAGGAAATGATCCTCAGTTTTTCCTATCCAAATAAACAATGCTGTGGGATACATTGATGCTAATAGGCTGAAGTCTGTAGAAATCGTGATACCGATGTATGCATCAAATAATAATGGTTCATTATTTTTAAGTAACCGATTAATTGTATCCGTTTGATTTCCATTATAAT is a window encoding:
- a CDS encoding TlpA family protein disulfide reductase codes for the protein MKKTISIIAMATLCLFFSAPSQAQSITPAFKPVKIRGRIPDVTLTNVYNYETTKTNLSDFKAKLIILDFWTTSCTSCLANFPKTEELQKKYGGEVQFIKVTNQPKSEILPFLEELHETQPSAIPVVTDDSALHQLFPHIHLPHYVWLDQTGKVVATTTAEQVTAENVDYFLSNDNIGNMRVKVDMNNSKSLTSLLKKQ
- a CDS encoding helix-turn-helix domain-containing protein, which translates into the protein MAEQYIDIDFLNIIRDKLWKISNDKKITLEDIQDRTGFSYSQVYRIVRGSNNMSVSGFLAICKALEVHPSKVLDFDFEIPKYPPTRKNFK
- a CDS encoding family 16 glycosylhydrolase; the encoded protein is MNINLDTQFLRRAKFFFKKIKRKVILSTKHNAFGHKFDSKGKLIDAIYIINLQRQPDRLERITDELKREKVTDNITLQEFCRKIEAVDGKVLDTTNFSSEQVDAKFNLRDQYAVDPDPRLLDIIRDKEIWVTMTKEEIAVSLSHISCWRKIIEEKQPFCLILEDDIFFESFFARKMNALWKELPVDSSGLPDFDLLYLSYREVDWGAEKQSFTKHLNRPVKGLWWLSGYVLSYKGAKKLIEALPVIGPVDLWMNLQFRNLDVYSSAPSLIFQRNDLQSGNNYSILPVLSQIGIQSDKTHLELQQRKGRNPVFLLSENVGQASLMTTALSILGYRCSWDYNGNQTDTINRLLKNNEPLLFDAYIGITISTDFSLLASMYPTALFIWIGKTEDHFLSESKKIVSEYFIGVNDVLVYDRNKHLSLNDDTKSWKKLCKFLKCKIPPFPFPILESVPDYKFGKNLKSDRDIRDFSYLQHDVTPWIIPVERLSAFGVNTELYFQRNPIDSFEPVLVETFQQVDKRYWRFLEESFPSNLAEFTAGNFKINPLGGFDLVLENRPLKSRLFSSASIASQSRYQYGRFEVTMKPVKMDGVITAFFLHRNDPWQELDIEFIGNDTTKVLLNVYFNPGSNGYGWNFGVRGTPVTVDLGFDASEEFHTYSIEWEPNGIRWFVDGKLIHSRANWQPSPIPNQPMTLFVNLWPSQSEELAGAFIGQNLPVTAHILSVSIYSLS